Proteins co-encoded in one Macellibacteroides fermentans genomic window:
- a CDS encoding M60 family metallopeptidase, whose protein sequence is MKKFLPFIAFLLILIGCSDDSPEGIQSFEITDKSVDFSAEAQRKEIQITTNLSEWGTYIDGAGEAWCSVSPVVNGTKRALIIQVEENKEWDVRSTTIQVKGAGITHSIKISQLGVKPTILVSPDKFTPGFIGQEIELKITANVSFDLIDSLDWVNPAPMLRSVEMSTTTAKYVVSRNASKESRTGIIYIRNKENKASAQVSITQAGEGDYQPSVESGIKDDIKLVVASAEASSFQSGSGLDKSIDNDKSTIYHSNWTNTASNYFPITLTYNLREVSDLDYLIYYPRTSGSNGHFKEVEIQVRKNGQNTFEKLLDYDFKGSGSATRIGFDQPVKGIASIRFIVKSGAGDGQGFAACAEMEFYRKNPDNFDPSVLFTDASCSELRAGITESDIEAVSNPFFKNMAYYMLKGSYPREFRIQQYKAYPHPNTLAASNKTNPYSLLDNPTGISVAAYDTLIVCVGETNNQSLSLKVQNLNKPGGDGYNDGSSSYPLVKGINKIVPTNRGLIYVMYHTNEYKTASPITIHFASGKVNGYFDVKKHTATQWNTLLNNAVDDYFDVLGEYAHLTFPVYQFKNNTPDGKALIDVYDEITRLEQEFMGLDKYDRMNPNRMYLHVIYTSYMYATNNRTAYNNTTLGELTNAAKVRSSSVWGPAHEIGHVNQTRPGLKWHGMTEVSNNIYSLYIQTSFGNTSRLQGENLSGDGYTNRYEKAMSNMIVKKIAHARESDVFCKLVPFWQLQLYLSNVLGKTDFYKDVHEAIRTTSNQSTDGLSQLEFTKICCDVAKLDLTDFFMKWGLLSAVDYTFDDYGEKRFLITETQAQQTIDAIKAKNYPKPAHAVEYITDLSVPVYKMNASIQKGNVARSGQQLSFTNWKNVVAFEVYNDTELVFISPSTSFTSKSSFNQVYAVAANGTKVKVDL, encoded by the coding sequence ATGAAAAAGTTCTTACCATTTATCGCCTTTCTGCTCATTTTAATAGGATGCAGCGATGATTCTCCCGAGGGCATCCAATCTTTTGAAATTACTGATAAGTCGGTCGACTTCTCTGCCGAAGCCCAGAGAAAGGAAATTCAGATTACAACTAACCTATCGGAATGGGGAACTTACATTGACGGTGCCGGCGAAGCCTGGTGTTCAGTCAGCCCTGTGGTAAATGGCACGAAAAGGGCTCTGATTATTCAGGTAGAAGAAAACAAGGAATGGGATGTACGATCCACCACCATTCAAGTAAAGGGTGCGGGTATAACACACTCCATTAAAATAAGTCAATTAGGTGTAAAGCCAACGATATTGGTGTCGCCTGATAAATTTACACCAGGTTTTATCGGACAAGAAATCGAGCTGAAAATTACAGCAAACGTATCTTTCGATCTGATAGATTCTCTTGATTGGGTAAATCCGGCTCCTATGCTACGATCTGTCGAAATGAGTACAACCACCGCAAAGTATGTGGTTTCACGAAATGCCAGCAAGGAATCTCGTACCGGGATTATTTACATCCGGAATAAAGAGAATAAGGCCAGTGCACAGGTAAGCATCACCCAGGCCGGAGAGGGGGATTATCAACCTTCAGTGGAAAGTGGGATTAAAGATGATATAAAATTAGTCGTAGCTTCGGCTGAGGCTTCATCCTTTCAGAGTGGTTCCGGGTTGGATAAATCCATTGATAACGACAAATCTACAATCTATCACTCAAATTGGACCAACACGGCCAGTAATTACTTTCCTATTACGCTAACCTATAATCTGAGGGAGGTTTCCGATTTAGATTACCTTATCTACTACCCTCGTACCTCTGGCTCCAACGGTCACTTTAAGGAGGTAGAAATTCAAGTTAGAAAGAACGGACAAAATACATTCGAGAAATTGCTGGATTACGACTTTAAAGGAAGTGGTTCAGCCACCCGGATTGGTTTTGATCAGCCTGTAAAAGGGATTGCTTCCATTCGCTTTATTGTAAAATCGGGTGCAGGCGACGGACAGGGATTTGCGGCTTGTGCCGAGATGGAGTTCTACAGAAAAAATCCGGACAACTTCGATCCGTCTGTCCTTTTTACCGATGCAAGCTGTTCCGAATTAAGAGCCGGAATTACAGAAAGTGATATAGAAGCTGTTTCTAATCCATTTTTCAAGAACATGGCTTATTATATGCTGAAAGGGTCCTATCCTCGTGAATTTAGAATTCAACAATACAAGGCCTATCCGCATCCTAATACGCTGGCTGCGTCTAACAAGACAAATCCATACAGTTTACTCGATAATCCTACCGGAATAAGTGTGGCAGCTTACGACACGTTGATTGTGTGTGTTGGCGAAACCAACAATCAGTCCCTTAGTCTGAAGGTTCAGAATTTAAATAAACCGGGCGGCGACGGATACAATGATGGTTCATCTTCTTATCCGCTGGTAAAGGGTATTAACAAAATTGTTCCGACCAACAGAGGTCTTATTTACGTAATGTATCATACAAATGAATATAAAACGGCATCACCCATTACCATTCATTTCGCTTCGGGAAAAGTAAACGGATATTTCGATGTAAAGAAACATACGGCCACTCAATGGAACACGTTGTTAAACAATGCAGTGGACGATTACTTTGATGTACTGGGTGAATACGCTCATCTTACGTTTCCGGTCTATCAGTTCAAGAACAACACACCCGATGGTAAAGCCCTCATTGATGTGTATGATGAGATTACACGTCTGGAACAGGAATTTATGGGTTTGGATAAATACGACCGGATGAATCCGAACCGGATGTATCTGCATGTTATATACACATCGTATATGTATGCCACAAACAACCGGACGGCCTATAACAATACCACACTGGGTGAACTTACAAATGCAGCTAAAGTGAGAAGTTCTTCCGTATGGGGACCGGCACACGAGATTGGTCATGTAAACCAAACCAGACCAGGCCTTAAATGGCATGGCATGACTGAAGTGAGTAATAATATTTATTCGCTGTATATTCAAACCAGCTTTGGAAACACGTCTCGCCTTCAGGGTGAAAATCTAAGTGGAGATGGGTATACCAACCGTTACGAAAAAGCAATGAGTAATATGATTGTAAAGAAGATTGCACATGCACGTGAATCGGATGTATTCTGCAAGCTGGTTCCCTTCTGGCAATTACAACTTTATTTGAGTAATGTACTTGGTAAAACCGATTTTTATAAGGATGTACATGAAGCGATCCGCACTACCTCTAATCAGTCTACCGATGGTTTAAGTCAGCTTGAATTCACAAAGATTTGTTGCGATGTGGCAAAGCTGGATCTAACAGATTTCTTTATGAAATGGGGATTGCTTTCGGCTGTCGACTATACATTCGATGATTATGGTGAAAAGCGTTTCCTAATTACCGAAACCCAGGCTCAGCAGACCATTGATGCTATCAAGGCAAAGAACTACCCAAAGCCGGCTCATGCTGTTGAATATATAACAGACCTTTCGGTACCCGTTTACAAGATGAACGCTTCCATCCAAAAAGGCAACGTTGCCAGAAGTGGTCAGCAACTCAGCTTTACAAATTGGAAAAATGTGGTGGCTTTCGAGGTATATAACGATACGGAATTGGTGTTTATATCTCCTTCTACCTCATTTACAAGCAAAAGCTCGTTCAATCAGGTATATGCCGTAGCGGCCAATGGAACTAAGGTAAAAGTAGATTTATAA
- a CDS encoding BT_3987 domain-containing protein: MKTKNILFGLLFVLGFGASSCEDKSDDNLTETKVYISKSGDISVNVYNVGEDVTYKIGAYKSGAFNNSATAELTVLSDAELALYNQTNSTDYKAIPATCYTIDGSKLAFSKEEKNAYITINFKPESILSIPDYKTSNYVLPIQLSDASVTINEDKKYSFIKPNVLEPTIYLAKTGFSNTVIDDGGEATIELDLPLALDFENKWDINCSLQANQDLLDSYNTAQGTSYKLLPVQAYTIDPNPVTIASGKKGATVKIQINRDKLDYGDYILPVQLASVSKFNIASDSDNCLFGVSYQAKKLSKLTWKVVDFSSEEASGEGANGFASLILDGNTSTFWHSQWANGTGQLPHHLTIDMQKEVIVVQVDLTRRTNNTDTKAGNFYISSDKSNWTKVGSFLMAKTNDAQPFAVTKSKGRYLKIEITESNRAPFANMAEVDVRGIE; encoded by the coding sequence ATGAAAACTAAAAACATATTATTTGGATTACTTTTCGTTTTAGGATTTGGCGCTAGTTCCTGTGAAGATAAAAGCGATGACAATCTAACAGAAACAAAAGTATATATATCAAAAAGTGGTGATATTTCTGTCAATGTTTACAACGTTGGAGAAGATGTAACTTATAAGATCGGTGCTTATAAAAGTGGGGCTTTCAATAATTCGGCAACAGCAGAGTTAACCGTTTTATCTGATGCTGAACTCGCATTGTACAATCAGACAAACAGTACCGACTATAAAGCTATTCCAGCCACTTGTTATACCATTGATGGTTCTAAATTAGCATTTAGCAAAGAAGAAAAGAATGCATACATTACTATTAATTTCAAACCGGAATCGATCCTTTCAATCCCGGATTACAAAACGTCTAATTATGTACTGCCTATTCAATTAAGCGATGCATCGGTAACTATTAATGAAGATAAAAAATATAGCTTTATAAAGCCTAATGTATTAGAACCAACCATATATTTGGCTAAAACCGGATTTTCCAACACAGTGATTGACGATGGTGGTGAAGCTACAATTGAACTTGATCTTCCTTTAGCTCTTGATTTTGAAAATAAATGGGATATCAACTGTTCTCTTCAAGCCAATCAAGATCTATTAGACAGTTATAACACTGCACAGGGAACTTCATATAAGTTATTGCCTGTACAGGCTTATACAATAGATCCAAATCCTGTAACCATTGCATCCGGTAAAAAGGGGGCAACTGTTAAAATCCAAATTAATAGAGACAAGCTTGATTATGGCGATTATATTCTGCCTGTTCAATTGGCATCTGTTTCAAAATTTAACATTGCTTCAGATAGTGATAACTGTCTGTTTGGTGTATCATATCAAGCAAAAAAGTTATCTAAATTAACATGGAAAGTAGTTGATTTTTCAAGTGAAGAAGCTTCCGGAGAAGGAGCTAATGGGTTTGCGAGCCTAATACTTGATGGTAATACCAGTACATTCTGGCATAGTCAATGGGCCAATGGAACTGGTCAATTACCTCATCATCTAACGATAGATATGCAAAAAGAGGTAATTGTTGTGCAGGTAGATCTTACAAGACGAACCAATAACACAGATACAAAAGCGGGTAATTTTTACATAAGCTCAGATAAATCGAACTGGACAAAAGTTGGATCTTTCCTTATGGCGAAAACAAACGATGCACAACCATTTGCTGTAACAAAGTCAAAAGGTCGCTACCTCAAAATTGAAATTACCGAAAGCAACCGGGCTCCATTTGCAAATATGGCTGAAGTTGATGTTCGGGGTATCGAATAA
- a CDS encoding RagB/SusD family nutrient uptake outer membrane protein, producing MKFINYIALICSVFMISSCDSFLDKQEDEALTFEKIWSKRSTVEKYLNNVWGFMPDESNWVDENPWIGASDEASATFNRGYRYMNFGTWSPSNVPYDRWSKFYSGIREANVFMQNIDATTAEDISEQERIQWKAEARYARAYYYFLLLRSYGPIMLVGDEPIDFNQNVASLSFMRNTYQECADYITKEMTECAAVLPLEQDAIYWGKPTKGAALSVIARLKLYSARPLFNGCELYAGIANPDGTKLFPTYDKNRWKEAAEANKRVIDLGIYELYEDESGNPIKSYLGVGLKTWNKEIIMARWTGGYYNRVHCTPRVVGGTAYGGIGPTQQQVDAYAMANGRYPIKGYRNDGTPIIDETSGYKEDGFSNFEHPYDQLKDGHKQKSTFNMYVGREPRFYATVLWSGADWPYMAGAKVPVFAFNGNSGPGVSHDYPKSGYICRRFIDGSLNSNGGQWGNLTFPIFRLAEIYLNYVEALNEFDPTNSDILLYLNKIRSRAGVPNIEEVYPEAVNNQSLMRELIRKERRIELAFESHRYFDTRTWMIAEQTDNGPMFGMNTMAPVANANTTPAAFWQRTEFEVRVFEPKHYLYPFSQRELDRNKQLTQNFGW from the coding sequence ATGAAGTTTATTAATTATATAGCACTTATATGTAGTGTATTCATGATAAGTTCATGCGACTCATTCTTAGACAAGCAGGAGGATGAAGCGCTTACTTTTGAGAAAATATGGTCGAAACGATCGACTGTGGAAAAGTACCTGAATAATGTATGGGGATTCATGCCTGACGAATCGAATTGGGTAGACGAGAATCCCTGGATTGGGGCTTCTGATGAAGCAAGTGCAACTTTTAACAGGGGTTATCGTTATATGAATTTTGGAACATGGAGTCCATCCAACGTACCCTATGACAGATGGAGTAAATTCTATAGCGGTATACGCGAAGCAAATGTATTTATGCAGAATATTGATGCTACAACAGCAGAAGATATAAGTGAACAAGAGAGAATACAATGGAAGGCAGAAGCGCGCTATGCAAGAGCCTATTACTATTTTCTTCTGTTGCGTTCTTACGGACCAATCATGTTGGTTGGTGACGAGCCGATAGATTTTAATCAAAACGTTGCCTCTCTTTCATTTATGCGAAACACATATCAGGAATGCGCAGATTACATCACAAAGGAAATGACCGAGTGTGCAGCGGTACTCCCCTTGGAACAAGATGCTATATATTGGGGTAAACCAACTAAAGGGGCAGCATTATCGGTGATTGCCCGATTAAAATTATACAGTGCCCGTCCTTTATTCAATGGCTGTGAACTATATGCTGGAATAGCCAATCCCGACGGAACCAAACTTTTCCCTACATACGACAAAAACAGATGGAAGGAAGCTGCTGAGGCTAACAAAAGAGTAATTGACCTGGGAATATATGAACTGTATGAAGATGAATCAGGAAATCCCATCAAATCTTACCTTGGAGTAGGACTTAAAACATGGAATAAAGAAATTATTATGGCTCGCTGGACTGGAGGATATTATAACCGCGTTCACTGTACTCCCCGTGTTGTTGGTGGTACTGCATATGGTGGTATCGGCCCGACTCAACAACAGGTAGATGCCTATGCAATGGCTAATGGACGCTATCCGATTAAAGGCTATAGAAACGATGGTACTCCTATCATCGATGAAACATCCGGATACAAAGAAGATGGTTTCTCAAACTTTGAACACCCCTATGATCAGTTAAAAGACGGACATAAGCAAAAAAGTACATTTAACATGTATGTAGGTAGAGAGCCAAGATTTTATGCGACAGTACTATGGAGCGGAGCGGATTGGCCTTATATGGCTGGAGCAAAAGTGCCCGTATTTGCATTTAACGGTAATAGCGGTCCTGGCGTTAGCCATGATTATCCTAAATCGGGTTACATCTGTCGCCGGTTTATTGATGGTTCGTTGAATAGTAATGGTGGACAATGGGGTAATTTAACATTCCCAATTTTCAGATTGGCAGAAATATACCTCAATTATGTTGAGGCGCTCAATGAATTCGACCCAACTAATTCGGATATCTTATTATATTTAAACAAGATAAGATCTCGTGCCGGTGTTCCAAACATTGAAGAGGTTTACCCTGAAGCCGTTAACAATCAATCTCTAATGAGAGAGCTGATACGCAAAGAACGTAGAATCGAATTAGCATTTGAATCACATCGTTATTTCGATACAAGAACCTGGATGATTGCAGAGCAGACGGATAATGGTCCAATGTTCGGGATGAATACGATGGCACCGGTTGCAAATGCCAACACAACCCCTGCTGCTTTCTGGCAAAGAACTGAATTTGAAGTCAGGGTATTTGAACCTAAGCATTACTTATATCCATTTAGTCAACGTGAACTAGACAGAAATAAGCAATTAACCCAGAATTTTGGTTGGTAA
- a CDS encoding TonB-dependent receptor, translating into MKNHFRGIKWRTGILSLALITSPLYTDAAQGQLSIKKQSASLKQIIQLIEKESGYTFFFRSSDIDDSKKVNIDCEGSIEEVLKIALKESGMTYVIKDKEIILKPVPVTQNAQQKKRIIKGSVIDAETKEPIIGANVWVKETTIGAVTDVNGNYSLSVNANVGLVVASYLGYKDMEVMAGDKTEIQFKLVPDAEALEEVMVIAYGSQKKESVIGAISSVDIAKLKVPTSNISNNLAGQLAGIVAVTRSGEPGSGSEFYIRGISTFGANKNPLVLVDGIERSLDLVDPEDIASFSILKDATATAVYGVRGANGVILISTRKGADGAPRINVKAEMGILGPSKMPKMANSAQFAEMYNEASGSKYYSQEVIDKYANGTDPDLYPDVNWIDELYQDFTSNQRVNVNISGGGSIAKYYIAGSIYNEGSIFKSDNSNDYNSSINYNKINFRANLDLNLSKSTTLNLNLANVYEKKNSPGAAIGDIWSYSFATSPNAFPARYSDGKFSGPLAGSGFNPYNLLMQSGYREQFWNSAQSLIGLTQDFSEIVTQGLKANIKFSWDAYNSNLITRSKEVQQFMAIGRDEDGNIIYNETAKGQESLGYKNEVDGYKTTYLEGSITYDRLFNDVHRVGALFLYNHKIKNYTATGDAQTSLPYKNQGIAGRITYSYNDRYFIEGNIGYNGSENFSPGKRFGVFPAGALGWMVSNEKFFQPITSVIDVLKIKGSYGIVGNDQIGGSRRFIYEATIKQSDVPSYQFGETGNYNPGAIRIGEWANANVGWEQAYKTNIGLELSLFRKLKLQGDVFHEKREGIFMQRAALPGLVGLSTTPWVNVGKMKNQGFDGTVEYEQTIGDFVLTGRGNFTYSQSEILDNDEPDWKNLYQNRIGKPYGQLFGLEALGLFQSQEEIDNSPTQSFGAVRVGDIKYNDINGDGLINEEDVVAIGHSNIPKINYGFGGTLQWKGIDVSVFFQGISKVSYFLSGNSIYGFNSGSLTRAAINEDVYLNRWTENNPNAKYPRLDSNANTNNNRNSTFRMIDGSFLRFKNAEIGYTFPKKMLNGTFLKTVRIYASGVNLLTFSNFKLWDPEQGGGEGAGYPPSRIFNVGLNVNF; encoded by the coding sequence ATGAAAAATCATTTTCGGGGAATAAAATGGCGTACCGGGATACTATCTCTGGCACTCATTACAAGCCCCTTGTATACAGACGCCGCTCAAGGCCAGTTGTCGATAAAAAAACAATCGGCCTCACTTAAACAAATTATCCAGCTAATCGAAAAAGAAAGCGGATATACCTTTTTCTTCAGATCATCGGACATAGACGATTCAAAAAAAGTAAACATTGACTGCGAAGGATCAATCGAAGAGGTCCTTAAAATTGCTCTGAAAGAATCCGGAATGACGTATGTAATTAAAGACAAAGAAATCATTCTAAAACCGGTTCCTGTAACTCAAAATGCACAACAGAAAAAAAGAATTATCAAAGGAAGTGTTATTGATGCCGAAACAAAAGAACCAATTATTGGAGCAAATGTATGGGTTAAAGAAACCACCATTGGAGCTGTAACCGATGTAAACGGTAATTATTCATTATCTGTAAATGCCAATGTTGGTCTGGTTGTTGCCTCATATCTTGGTTATAAAGACATGGAAGTTATGGCGGGTGACAAAACTGAGATTCAATTTAAACTCGTTCCCGACGCCGAAGCCCTGGAAGAAGTAATGGTAATTGCCTATGGATCTCAAAAGAAGGAAAGTGTAATCGGTGCTATTTCAAGTGTAGATATTGCCAAGCTGAAAGTCCCTACCAGTAACATAAGTAACAATCTTGCAGGACAACTCGCAGGTATAGTTGCCGTAACAAGATCGGGTGAACCAGGTTCAGGCTCTGAATTTTATATCCGCGGTATCAGTACTTTTGGGGCAAATAAAAACCCGCTTGTTTTGGTAGACGGTATTGAACGAAGTCTGGATTTAGTTGACCCGGAAGATATCGCATCATTTTCAATCCTTAAAGATGCTACTGCAACAGCTGTATATGGGGTGAGAGGTGCAAACGGTGTAATCCTTATCTCAACCAGAAAAGGAGCAGACGGTGCTCCAAGAATTAATGTTAAGGCTGAAATGGGTATTCTGGGACCGTCAAAAATGCCTAAGATGGCTAACTCTGCTCAATTTGCAGAAATGTACAACGAAGCATCCGGATCTAAATACTATTCGCAGGAAGTTATCGATAAATATGCTAATGGCACTGATCCTGATTTGTATCCGGATGTAAACTGGATTGACGAGCTTTACCAGGATTTTACTTCAAATCAACGTGTGAATGTAAACATTTCCGGGGGTGGTTCCATTGCAAAATATTATATAGCAGGATCTATATATAATGAAGGATCTATTTTTAAATCGGACAACTCCAACGACTACAACTCTTCTATCAACTACAATAAAATAAATTTCAGGGCAAACTTAGATCTTAATTTATCAAAGTCCACAACTCTTAATTTAAATCTGGCAAACGTATACGAGAAGAAGAATAGTCCGGGAGCCGCTATCGGTGATATCTGGAGTTATTCATTTGCAACATCTCCGAATGCATTCCCTGCAAGGTATTCAGATGGTAAGTTCTCCGGACCGTTGGCCGGTTCAGGATTCAACCCCTACAACCTACTTATGCAGTCTGGTTATAGAGAACAATTCTGGAACTCAGCTCAGTCTTTAATCGGTTTGACTCAAGATTTCAGCGAGATTGTTACACAGGGTCTTAAAGCAAATATCAAATTTTCGTGGGATGCGTACAATTCCAATCTGATTACAAGATCAAAAGAGGTACAACAGTTCATGGCAATCGGACGCGATGAGGATGGTAATATTATTTATAATGAAACGGCTAAAGGACAGGAATCTCTAGGATATAAAAATGAAGTTGACGGATATAAAACAACCTATTTGGAAGGTTCAATAACTTACGACAGACTTTTTAATGATGTACACCGTGTAGGTGCTTTATTTCTGTATAATCATAAAATAAAGAATTATACTGCAACCGGTGATGCTCAAACCAGCCTTCCATACAAGAATCAGGGTATCGCTGGTAGAATTACCTATTCTTACAATGATCGTTATTTTATTGAAGGTAACATTGGATATAATGGATCAGAAAACTTCAGTCCGGGTAAACGGTTTGGGGTTTTCCCTGCCGGAGCATTAGGATGGATGGTTTCCAATGAAAAGTTCTTCCAGCCAATTACAAGCGTTATCGATGTACTTAAAATTAAAGGATCTTACGGGATTGTTGGTAACGATCAAATCGGAGGAAGCAGACGTTTTATTTACGAAGCAACAATCAAACAATCTGATGTACCCAGCTATCAATTCGGCGAAACCGGAAACTATAATCCGGGAGCTATCCGCATTGGTGAATGGGCTAATGCAAACGTTGGATGGGAACAAGCATACAAAACAAATATAGGTCTTGAACTCTCATTGTTCAGAAAACTAAAATTACAAGGTGATGTTTTCCATGAAAAAAGAGAAGGCATCTTTATGCAGCGAGCAGCTCTTCCAGGATTAGTTGGATTATCAACAACCCCATGGGTAAATGTGGGTAAGATGAAAAATCAAGGATTTGACGGAACGGTCGAATATGAACAAACTATCGGAGATTTCGTGTTAACCGGCAGAGGAAACTTCACCTATTCACAAAGTGAAATTCTTGACAACGATGAACCAGATTGGAAAAACCTGTATCAAAACCGAATTGGCAAACCATACGGTCAGCTTTTCGGACTTGAAGCCTTAGGATTATTCCAAAGTCAGGAAGAAATAGACAATAGTCCCACACAAAGCTTCGGTGCTGTTCGTGTTGGAGATATTAAGTACAATGATATAAATGGCGACGGACTAATAAACGAAGAAGATGTTGTAGCTATAGGACACTCAAACATTCCTAAAATCAATTACGGTTTTGGTGGAACTTTGCAATGGAAAGGTATCGATGTTTCTGTATTCTTTCAAGGTATTAGCAAGGTTTCTTATTTCTTAAGTGGAAATTCTATTTATGGATTCAATTCGGGATCTTTAACAAGAGCTGCTATTAACGAAGATGTGTATTTGAATCGTTGGACAGAAAATAATCCAAATGCTAAATATCCACGTCTGGATTCTAATGCAAATACAAACAACAACCGAAATTCAACTTTCAGAATGATAGATGGTAGCTTCTTACGGTTTAAGAATGCTGAGATCGGTTACACCTTCCCTAAGAAAATGCTTAACGGAACTTTCCTAAAAACTGTACGTATTTACGCATCCGGAGTTAACCTGTTAACATTCAGCAATTTTAAACTTTGGGATCCTGAACAAGGAGGAGGAGAAGGTGCAGGCTACCCACCTTCAAGAATATTTAATGTAGGTTTAAATGTTAATTTCTAA
- a CDS encoding FecR family protein, giving the protein MNIFNILTKFINSSLNQEETRVLEQIKKGNGNNSRLFSIVKDYFSYKAVDLSAADKERVFEKIKLNTGNFTYTDHKPFLKKRITKLNLATYAAVASVALLISIGLWKYVTDNQGELNILIEAPLAQTREVVLPDSSKVWLNGGASLRYGKNYLKDRKVSLTGEAFFDVRKYNKATFRVLVNEFNVEVLGTTFNIKAYKNQHSEVKLYTGKVNFEVPSLNKKITLKPMEEVTYDPLTKEIQVSSFEKDEYDWRSGKYKFTDKPLKEIIAILNQNYSVTILLSEEQLGESMFSGAIGKDEPLADVLDKICISTGLNKTIEGDSITLY; this is encoded by the coding sequence ATGAATATTTTTAATATACTTACAAAGTTCATAAACAGTTCCCTTAATCAGGAGGAAACAAGGGTTCTGGAGCAGATTAAAAAAGGAAACGGTAATAACAGCCGCCTTTTTTCAATTGTAAAAGATTACTTCAGCTACAAAGCGGTAGATCTTTCTGCAGCCGACAAAGAACGCGTATTCGAAAAAATAAAACTAAATACTGGTAACTTTACTTACACAGACCACAAACCCTTCCTTAAAAAGCGCATAACTAAACTAAATCTGGCTACTTATGCTGCTGTAGCATCTGTAGCTCTACTCATTTCGATAGGCCTTTGGAAATATGTAACCGACAACCAGGGCGAGCTCAATATCTTAATTGAGGCTCCCCTGGCGCAGACCCGGGAGGTAGTTCTTCCTGACAGTTCGAAAGTGTGGCTGAACGGTGGAGCCAGTCTGCGCTATGGAAAAAATTACCTGAAGGATCGTAAAGTAAGTCTTACCGGGGAAGCGTTCTTTGATGTAAGAAAATACAATAAAGCGACTTTCAGGGTATTGGTAAACGAATTCAATGTGGAGGTATTAGGTACAACCTTCAACATCAAAGCATATAAGAATCAGCATTCGGAAGTAAAACTTTACACCGGTAAAGTAAATTTTGAAGTTCCTTCCTTAAACAAGAAGATCACACTAAAACCAATGGAGGAAGTCACTTACGATCCATTAACTAAAGAGATTCAGGTTAGCTCCTTTGAAAAAGACGAATACGACTGGCGTTCGGGCAAATATAAATTTACCGACAAGCCTCTCAAAGAGATAATTGCGATTCTGAATCAAAACTACAGCGTCACAATCCTCTTAAGTGAAGAACAGCTTGGCGAAAGTATGTTCTCCGGAGCAATTGGAAAAGACGAACCATTAGCCGATGTACTGGATAAAATATGTATCAGTACCGGCCTGAATAAAACAATTGAGGGGGATAGTATCACCCTCTACTAA
- a CDS encoding RNA polymerase sigma-70 factor — translation METKELNELSRKICKEDDEIAFSKLFNYLYDRLYVFANKFVQNKESSEDIVADVFTKFWIGRKNTEIRNILNYLYTSVYNASVSHLNNLTLHGRQVYLQDIEIELEEYTFNPEVEMISNEEVTKINKAVAELPNQCRMILFLVRENNMKYKEVAQVLGISQKTVENQINIALKKIAAYLQIETDPIKQKALFVFMLA, via the coding sequence TTGGAAACAAAAGAACTTAACGAGCTCAGCAGAAAAATCTGTAAAGAAGATGATGAAATAGCCTTCTCCAAGCTTTTCAATTATCTATACGACAGATTGTATGTTTTTGCCAATAAGTTTGTACAGAACAAAGAATCGAGCGAAGATATCGTAGCGGATGTATTCACAAAATTCTGGATAGGTAGAAAAAACACAGAAATAAGGAACATTCTTAATTACCTTTATACGTCTGTCTACAATGCTTCGGTAAGTCATCTAAATAACCTAACCCTTCACGGGAGACAGGTTTATCTGCAGGATATAGAGATCGAACTGGAAGAATACACCTTTAATCCAGAGGTGGAAATGATATCCAACGAAGAGGTGACAAAAATTAATAAAGCGGTAGCTGAATTACCGAATCAATGCAGAATGATCCTTTTTTTAGTTCGGGAAAACAACATGAAGTACAAGGAGGTTGCCCAGGTGTTAGGTATATCTCAAAAGACAGTGGAAAATCAAATTAACATTGCACTTAAAAAGATTGCCGCTTACCTACAGATCGAAACAGATCCGATCAAACAAAAGGCTCTATTTGTTTTTATGCTAGCTTAA